The following are encoded in a window of Armatimonas rosea genomic DNA:
- a CDS encoding SIS domain-containing protein produces the protein MSILLSEINEQPVAMERALAGGKDAIAELVAQIKKREVRYVILAARGTSDNAATYAKYLLQLTVGIPCGLAAPSVHTLYEAEVNYKDALVIGVSQSGAGDDINEVMVQAKKSGALTAAITNTEGSRLSEIAEHVLFCNAGLERAVAATKTYTTTLALFAKLAARWAGDTALAETLWRVPDALRTELHRLSGRAETVAHSLTHAERILAVARGLHLCTAIESSLKIAETTHTTTQAFSSADLLHGPIASVPANTPCLLLLPNGKTKPMMLEVAAKLEGRGARVLTVSTDADAALPLTDTGTELLAPLVDILPAQLLAYHLTVARGLDPDNPSGLTKVTVTR, from the coding sequence ATGTCAATTCTTCTCTCTGAGATCAATGAGCAGCCTGTTGCGATGGAGCGGGCGCTGGCGGGCGGTAAGGACGCCATTGCGGAGCTGGTGGCGCAGATCAAGAAGCGCGAGGTGCGGTATGTCATTCTCGCGGCTCGTGGGACCAGCGATAACGCGGCCACCTACGCAAAGTACTTGCTACAGCTTACGGTGGGGATTCCCTGCGGGCTCGCGGCACCGTCGGTGCATACCCTCTACGAGGCCGAGGTCAACTACAAAGACGCGCTGGTGATCGGGGTCTCGCAGTCCGGGGCGGGCGACGATATCAACGAGGTGATGGTGCAGGCCAAGAAGAGCGGCGCGCTCACCGCGGCGATCACCAACACGGAGGGCTCGCGGCTCTCGGAGATCGCGGAGCACGTGCTGTTCTGCAATGCGGGGCTTGAGCGGGCGGTGGCGGCCACCAAGACCTACACCACGACCCTGGCCCTCTTTGCCAAGCTCGCCGCGCGCTGGGCCGGCGACACGGCGCTGGCGGAGACCCTCTGGCGGGTCCCGGATGCCCTGCGTACCGAGCTTCATCGCCTCTCGGGGCGGGCGGAGACAGTCGCACACTCCCTCACCCACGCGGAGCGGATTCTTGCCGTGGCGCGCGGCCTGCACCTCTGCACCGCGATTGAGTCGTCGCTCAAGATCGCCGAGACCACCCACACCACCACCCAAGCGTTCTCGTCGGCGGACCTGCTCCACGGCCCGATCGCCAGTGTCCCCGCCAACACGCCCTGCCTGCTTTTGTTGCCTAATGGGAAGACCAAGCCCATGATGCTCGAAGTGGCGGCCAAGCTAGAAGGGCGAGGCGCGCGGGTGCTCACGGTCTCCACCGATGCCGATGCCGCGCTTCCCCTCACCGACACCGGCACCGAGCTTCTGGCCCCGCTGGTGGATATCCTGCCCGCCCAGCTCCTGGCCTACCACCTGACAGTCGCCCGTGGCCTCGATCCCGACAACCCGAGCGGCCTGACCAAGGTGACGGTCACTCGCTGA
- a CDS encoding HD domain-containing protein, translating into MTSQRLSQQLAFLTEADQLKTILRRTSLIHDPRKENTAEHSWHFALMALTLAEHAPVPLDLPRVLKIALIHDLVEIDAGDSFVYDTSAMADKREREEAAAERIFGLLPPDQAAEYRALWDEFEAQETPEARFAAAVDRLCGMLPNYKNSGGSWVEHGVSAARVTERNRPIGVGAPALWEVAEGWIREAVEKGWISE; encoded by the coding sequence ATGACTTCACAACGACTTTCCCAGCAGCTCGCTTTCCTCACGGAGGCCGACCAGCTCAAGACCATCTTGCGCCGCACCTCCCTGATCCACGACCCGCGCAAGGAGAACACCGCCGAGCACTCCTGGCACTTCGCGCTGATGGCTCTCACGCTTGCGGAGCACGCGCCGGTGCCGCTGGACCTGCCCCGTGTCCTCAAGATCGCCCTGATCCACGACCTGGTAGAGATCGATGCGGGCGATAGCTTTGTCTACGACACAAGCGCCATGGCCGACAAGCGGGAGCGGGAAGAAGCGGCGGCGGAGCGCATCTTTGGGCTCCTGCCACCCGACCAGGCCGCCGAGTACCGCGCTCTCTGGGACGAGTTCGAGGCGCAAGAGACCCCCGAGGCGCGGTTTGCCGCTGCGGTGGACCGGCTATGTGGGATGCTCCCCAACTACAAAAACAGCGGCGGGAGCTGGGTGGAGCACGGGGTGAGCGCCGCACGTGTCACGGAGCGCAACCGACCGATTGGGGTGGGAGCTCCCGCCCTCTGGGAGGTCGCAGAGGGCTGGATTCGTGAGGCGGTGGAGAAGGGCTGGATCAGCGAGTGA
- a CDS encoding MarC family protein, producing MDPTTLLKTIVALVVVVEPIGAAPVFLTLTQHQAPKERQRTARRATVAVFLILFISALVGKLILELFGISLASFKVAGGILFLFMGLEMINAQPSRSRQTPEEAEEAEHRDDIAIVPLALPLLAGPGAIGSVILLAQKGPFFPHILWVTGVIAVVCFTAWLCLRMAGPMGKALGKTGMNILNRIMGLIVVAVAVEFIIGGVKALWEA from the coding sequence ATGGACCCCACCACCCTCCTCAAGACCATTGTCGCGCTCGTCGTCGTGGTCGAGCCCATCGGGGCGGCGCCGGTCTTTCTCACGCTGACCCAGCACCAGGCCCCCAAGGAGCGCCAGCGCACCGCGCGGCGTGCGACGGTCGCGGTCTTTCTGATCCTCTTCATCAGCGCTCTGGTGGGCAAACTCATCCTAGAGCTCTTTGGGATCAGCCTCGCAAGCTTCAAAGTGGCCGGCGGGATTCTCTTTCTCTTCATGGGCCTAGAGATGATCAATGCCCAGCCCAGCCGCTCCCGCCAGACCCCCGAGGAGGCGGAGGAGGCCGAGCACAGGGACGATATCGCGATTGTCCCGCTGGCGCTGCCCTTGCTGGCCGGCCCAGGTGCCATTGGCTCGGTGATCTTGCTGGCACAGAAGGGGCCGTTCTTTCCCCATATCCTCTGGGTCACGGGGGTGATCGCGGTGGTCTGCTTCACCGCGTGGCTCTGTCTGCGCATGGCGGGACCGATGGGCAAGGCACTGGGAAAGACGGGAATGAATATCCTCAACCGCATCATGGGCCTGATCGTGGTGGCCGTGGCGGTGGAGTTTATTATTGGGGGAGTCAAGGCGCTCTGGGAGGCGTAG
- a CDS encoding type II secretion system protein, producing MTSRRNAFTLIELLVVIAIIAILAAILFPVFAQAREKARQAACLSNVRQLSTAVMMYVQDYDEQYPMTANYNTGAFTPTIWPEMIQPYVKNDGIFKCPSAIQPGYPADWANRGYASIGMNAQLAYRDPSTSANATEAFTSTLGLASVDEPARLALFTDTPNSPFGSGSIGRYRGHNFDPCVPTAKVNAVDIRLSTPLIGDNDLVATNPAMAAGALKPVYARHQRTGQGQGLAMVLHGDGHVKAYSANGMLAQDKGANLIWRVRGVCP from the coding sequence ATGACGTCTCGCAGAAATGCATTTACCCTTATAGAGCTCTTAGTGGTCATTGCCATCATTGCCATCCTTGCCGCTATTCTCTTCCCCGTCTTTGCCCAGGCGCGTGAGAAAGCTCGGCAAGCTGCGTGTCTGTCCAACGTGCGTCAGCTCTCCACCGCCGTGATGATGTACGTCCAAGACTACGACGAGCAGTACCCGATGACGGCTAACTACAACACGGGGGCCTTTACTCCGACGATCTGGCCCGAGATGATCCAGCCCTATGTCAAGAACGACGGCATCTTTAAGTGCCCCAGCGCGATCCAGCCCGGCTATCCCGCCGACTGGGCCAACCGTGGCTATGCGTCGATTGGCATGAACGCCCAGCTCGCCTACCGTGATCCCAGCACCAGCGCCAACGCCACCGAGGCCTTTACCAGCACGCTCGGGCTGGCCAGTGTCGATGAGCCCGCCCGCCTCGCACTCTTCACCGATACCCCCAACTCTCCCTTTGGTAGTGGCAGTATCGGGCGCTACCGTGGGCATAACTTCGACCCCTGTGTGCCCACTGCAAAGGTCAACGCGGTCGATATTCGCCTCAGCACCCCGCTGATCGGGGACAATGACCTCGTGGCGACCAACCCTGCCATGGCAGCCGGTGCTCTCAAGCCTGTCTATGCCCGCCACCAGCGCACAGGGCAGGGCCAGGGTCTTGCGATGGTGCTCCACGGCGATGGTCACGTCAAGGCCTACTCCGCTAATGGGATGCTCGCCCAAGACAAGGGCGCGAACCTGATCTGGCGCGTGCGCGGCGTGTGCCCGTAG
- a CDS encoding VanW family protein produces the protein MAQSPQPPLLRRHSHAASALFRLKAGGLQLKRALQDLKTPARRHSKTEQALPLLLAESQTPLWTSLVLSERRLQLGKAQNLRLAARALDGVVVPAGAVFSFWHQLGRATTRRGFVAGRELREGCLVPSVGGGLCQLSNALYALALTTHCEILERHAHSQIVPGSAAALGQDATVFWNYLDLRFSPTVPLRIEARLTEETLMVRLWSDQRPRADAPRTFQRIELLTPTPRGCDSCGMGDCDLHSTPAAEAARTAADEKVAFVLEECWPELAHWVAATKRRDDVLLLPLTRGRYAWETAGFSAVHTAALQTLLRALEARKKLSPPQRRAAQLAGAAALAEALGRQLPYDTTHLVVSQSLLPALWQGGWLGGRTFDVLLTRAPLAVLHHNLDAALARRPEARLLGDFRAPEALVEAERAALAAARQVITPHAALAALFPERAQKLPWNLPTVAAPWQPSTRRVIAFAGPTAARKGTYAVRDAARALQLTVRLRGSALEGADFWAGVHTEHAETLATWLEGARCVVQPAVAEDAPRPLLYALAAGAPVLASAACGLGELNPTPSIPPDSTEELQKRLEVYLASPES, from the coding sequence ATGGCGCAGTCGCCCCAACCTCCGCTCTTAAGACGCCACTCCCACGCGGCCAGTGCCCTCTTTCGTCTAAAAGCGGGTGGGCTACAGCTCAAGCGCGCACTACAGGACTTAAAAACGCCCGCGCGCCGCCATTCCAAGACAGAGCAAGCGCTTCCGTTGCTCCTGGCCGAGTCCCAGACCCCGCTCTGGACCAGCCTCGTGCTCTCAGAGCGCCGGCTCCAGCTCGGAAAAGCACAGAATTTGCGCCTTGCGGCCCGTGCGCTAGACGGTGTCGTGGTTCCGGCGGGGGCGGTGTTCTCGTTCTGGCACCAGCTCGGGCGGGCCACCACGCGGCGCGGGTTTGTGGCGGGCCGCGAGCTTCGGGAGGGCTGCCTGGTTCCGTCGGTGGGCGGTGGGCTCTGCCAGCTCTCCAACGCCCTCTATGCGCTGGCGCTGACCACGCACTGCGAGATTCTCGAGCGCCACGCCCACTCGCAGATCGTTCCCGGCTCCGCCGCCGCGCTGGGGCAGGATGCGACTGTCTTCTGGAACTACCTGGACCTGCGCTTCTCCCCCACCGTTCCCCTTCGGATCGAGGCACGGCTCACGGAAGAGACACTTATGGTGCGCCTCTGGAGCGACCAGCGTCCACGGGCCGATGCGCCCCGGACGTTCCAGCGGATCGAGCTCCTGACGCCCACCCCACGCGGCTGCGACTCATGCGGGATGGGGGACTGCGACCTGCACAGCACACCCGCAGCAGAGGCGGCACGGACAGCGGCAGACGAGAAGGTCGCCTTTGTGCTGGAGGAGTGCTGGCCCGAGCTTGCCCACTGGGTCGCGGCCACCAAGCGCCGCGACGATGTGCTACTCTTGCCTCTCACACGGGGCCGCTATGCCTGGGAGACCGCTGGCTTCTCCGCGGTGCACACCGCAGCTCTCCAGACACTCTTGCGCGCACTGGAGGCACGTAAGAAGCTCTCACCGCCCCAGCGCCGCGCCGCACAGCTCGCCGGTGCCGCCGCCCTCGCCGAGGCACTGGGCCGCCAGCTCCCCTACGACACCACGCATCTGGTGGTCTCACAAAGCCTCCTGCCCGCTCTCTGGCAAGGCGGCTGGCTGGGGGGCCGCACCTTCGATGTGCTCCTCACCCGCGCTCCGCTCGCGGTGCTCCATCATAACCTCGATGCCGCCCTCGCCCGCCGCCCCGAGGCACGCTTGCTGGGCGACTTCCGTGCCCCTGAGGCGCTTGTCGAGGCGGAGCGCGCCGCACTCGCTGCCGCCCGGCAGGTCATCACCCCGCACGCCGCACTGGCCGCCCTCTTCCCCGAGCGTGCCCAAAAGCTCCCCTGGAACCTGCCGACTGTGGCAGCCCCCTGGCAGCCGAGCACCCGTCGCGTGATCGCCTTCGCCGGCCCGACCGCCGCACGCAAGGGTACCTACGCGGTCCGCGACGCTGCCCGCGCCCTCCAGCTCACCGTGCGCCTGCGGGGCAGCGCGCTCGAAGGAGCAGACTTCTGGGCGGGAGTCCACACCGAGCACGCCGAGACCCTGGCGACCTGGCTGGAGGGTGCCCGGTGCGTCGTGCAGCCCGCGGTCGCCGAAGATGCTCCCCGGCCCTTGCTCTACGCCCTCGCCGCCGGTGCGCCCGTGCTTGCCTCAGCAGCGTGCGGGCTTGGAGAACTAAACCCAACTCCCTCGATTCCCCCCGACAGCACAGAGGAGCTTCAGAAACGGCTAGAGGTCTACCTAGCGTCTCCAGAGAGCTAG
- a CDS encoding FAD-dependent oxidoreductase — MNEPTDFLVIGAGLAGLAFARQVQAAGATVQVLDKGRGVGGRAATRRFGAARVDHGAQFFTARSPEFQAIVDAGLAEGWVKEWYRSIPEWRDGTIHPRPDGHPRYACPEGISALPKHLAEGLTVITEAEVQGISWEDIGYVAQAKDGRQFAGTTLILNVPPVQLLTLASDLVTPEDATLLATATLEPCWALLALLETDLAVDWPALELTNHPVFSWIARDHTKRGPGAPPALVAHTGPAWTAAHLEESQATVEAALIAELETLLGPLALSQSQAHRWRYAKPLTALDQPYFWDGARQIGACGDWCEGGRVEGAYLSGHRLALAIE; from the coding sequence GTGAACGAACCAACAGATTTTCTCGTGATTGGCGCGGGGCTAGCCGGGCTAGCGTTTGCGCGACAGGTGCAAGCCGCCGGGGCGACCGTCCAGGTGCTCGACAAGGGGCGTGGGGTTGGCGGGCGGGCCGCGACACGGCGGTTTGGCGCGGCGCGTGTGGACCATGGGGCACAGTTCTTCACCGCGCGCTCCCCGGAGTTCCAAGCGATTGTCGATGCAGGGCTCGCGGAGGGCTGGGTCAAGGAGTGGTACCGCTCGATCCCGGAGTGGCGCGACGGCACGATCCACCCCCGCCCCGACGGTCACCCGCGCTATGCTTGTCCCGAGGGAATCAGTGCGCTTCCCAAGCACCTCGCCGAGGGCCTGACGGTTATCACGGAGGCGGAGGTGCAGGGCATTAGCTGGGAAGATATCGGCTATGTCGCGCAGGCAAAAGATGGGCGTCAGTTCGCCGGCACGACCCTCATTCTCAATGTCCCCCCCGTCCAGCTCCTCACCCTCGCCAGCGACCTCGTGACGCCCGAAGACGCTACCCTCCTCGCCACGGCCACTCTGGAGCCCTGCTGGGCGCTCCTGGCGCTCTTGGAGACCGACCTGGCCGTGGACTGGCCCGCCCTGGAGCTTACCAACCACCCCGTCTTCTCCTGGATCGCCCGTGACCACACCAAGCGCGGGCCAGGCGCACCGCCCGCACTGGTCGCGCACACAGGCCCGGCTTGGACCGCCGCGCACCTGGAAGAGAGCCAGGCCACGGTCGAGGCGGCGCTGATTGCAGAGCTAGAGACACTTCTCGGCCCCCTCGCACTCTCCCAGAGCCAGGCGCACCGCTGGCGCTACGCAAAGCCGCTCACGGCGCTCGATCAGCCCTACTTCTGGGACGGTGCTCGCCAGATCGGAGCATGTGGCGACTGGTGCGAGGGTGGGCGGGTCGAGGGTGCGTATCTCTCAGGACATAGGCTAGCACTTGCGATAGAATAG
- a CDS encoding PD40 domain-containing protein — MKTRLFPLLLLTLGLTGCIGNPRKDHRTISFDISPDKKLIVFCAFGKSDSDLFLLDIATRRATVLTALRGNELTPHFSPDGKKVAFALADAGYKSSAIYEIELASGKIAKILDNGPYFDYHPFYGKDNTEIYFNRAHRRRPYSMGGYVWDQWDLYKVQSGNATRLTNSLYYQLYPGSYSATTGDVFFSAYTKAERVYRLDSQGTVTLYREEGAWGITPRTAGSTIYIDDYQKDYDFEIYRAGSSKADDVKLTNLKSYLLDPRITHDGQDIYFLSELHRNRRYDLYTIKSDGTKLTKIVGSEFFDNPIPHATAAPL, encoded by the coding sequence ATGAAAACTCGGCTCTTTCCGCTCTTGTTGCTTACATTAGGACTGACCGGGTGTATCGGCAATCCACGCAAAGACCATCGGACGATCTCCTTTGATATCTCGCCGGATAAAAAATTAATTGTCTTTTGTGCCTTTGGCAAGTCTGACTCTGATTTATTCCTCTTGGATATCGCCACACGCAGAGCGACTGTGCTAACTGCGCTCCGTGGCAATGAGCTGACGCCACACTTCTCCCCCGATGGCAAAAAAGTTGCTTTTGCACTGGCCGATGCGGGGTACAAATCGTCGGCGATCTACGAAATTGAGCTTGCCAGTGGGAAGATTGCCAAGATTTTAGACAACGGCCCCTACTTTGACTACCACCCGTTCTACGGCAAGGACAACACCGAAATCTACTTCAACCGTGCCCATCGCCGCAGACCCTACAGCATGGGCGGCTATGTCTGGGATCAGTGGGATCTCTACAAAGTGCAGAGCGGCAACGCCACTCGGCTGACCAACTCCCTGTACTACCAGCTCTATCCGGGAAGCTACAGCGCCACGACAGGCGATGTTTTCTTCTCCGCTTACACAAAGGCAGAGCGTGTCTACCGCCTTGATAGCCAGGGCACTGTCACGCTCTACCGTGAAGAGGGCGCTTGGGGAATCACCCCGCGCACGGCGGGCAGCACTATCTATATCGACGACTACCAAAAGGACTATGACTTTGAGATCTACCGTGCAGGCAGTAGCAAGGCCGATGATGTCAAGCTCACCAACCTAAAATCCTATCTCTTAGACCCTCGTATCACCCACGACGGTCAAGATATCTACTTCCTCTCCGAGCTTCACCGCAACAGGCGCTACGATCTCTACACCATCAAGTCTGATGGCACCAAGCTCACCAAAATTGTCGGTTCTGAGTTCTTTGACAACCCCATTCCCCATGCAACAGCAGCACCTCTCTAA
- a CDS encoding M20/M25/M40 family metallo-hydrolase, translating into MRLQLSARVSKAHLERTVRSLAEIPTRHTLSGAMGADAAAAWLERELRGYGGNLQVAQQRWVQAAGGRMTKAVEIGNVLATLPGTDSPERVIVVSGHYDSRVTDVLDARSPAPGANDDASGVSVVLECARLMAGMRPRCTVIFAAVTGEEQSLLGSAQLAKTLKEQGKTVVAMATYDIVGNSVSQEGKRDNKHIRVFSTSDELNELPTQATRRKALGTDGDSPARTLARAIADAARRQVKGISVALTLRNDRYGRGGDHSSFLAAGFPAAVRFTEPGEDWRHQHQDLRTENGVKLGDLPEFVDFAYLNRVTQVALAWLSELALAPPAPARATLKQDLSNATTLTWAPVEGAAGYELLWRRTTEFDWSGSKAIAGATTQAALPLSKDDYLFAVRAVGPKGERGLPTVVGR; encoded by the coding sequence ATGAGGTTGCAGCTTAGTGCACGTGTCTCAAAAGCGCACTTAGAGCGAACCGTGCGCTCGCTGGCCGAGATACCGACGCGGCATACGCTCTCCGGGGCCATGGGGGCGGATGCGGCGGCGGCGTGGCTGGAGCGGGAGCTGAGGGGCTACGGTGGGAACCTACAGGTGGCGCAGCAGCGCTGGGTGCAGGCGGCGGGGGGGCGCATGACGAAAGCCGTGGAGATTGGCAACGTCCTTGCAACCCTCCCCGGCACCGACTCCCCCGAGCGCGTGATTGTCGTCTCCGGCCACTACGACTCGCGCGTGACGGATGTGCTCGACGCGCGCTCGCCGGCACCGGGCGCCAACGACGATGCGTCGGGGGTCTCGGTCGTGCTGGAGTGTGCGCGGCTCATGGCGGGGATGCGCCCTCGCTGCACCGTGATCTTTGCGGCGGTGACCGGCGAGGAGCAGAGCCTGCTGGGCTCGGCGCAGCTGGCGAAGACCTTGAAGGAGCAGGGGAAGACCGTCGTGGCGATGGCGACCTACGATATCGTGGGGAACTCCGTGAGCCAGGAAGGCAAGCGCGACAACAAGCACATCCGGGTTTTCTCCACCTCTGACGAGCTAAATGAATTGCCCACTCAGGCCACGCGCCGTAAGGCGCTCGGCACCGACGGCGACTCGCCGGCGCGTACCCTCGCCCGTGCTATTGCGGACGCGGCGCGGCGGCAGGTGAAGGGAATCTCGGTCGCGCTCACCCTGCGCAACGACCGCTACGGGCGCGGCGGGGACCATAGCTCGTTTCTGGCCGCCGGCTTTCCCGCCGCCGTGCGCTTCACCGAGCCCGGGGAGGATTGGCGTCACCAGCACCAGGACCTGCGGACGGAGAACGGCGTGAAGCTTGGCGACCTCCCCGAGTTCGTGGACTTTGCCTACCTCAACCGAGTCACCCAAGTCGCCCTCGCCTGGCTCTCCGAGCTCGCGCTGGCACCGCCCGCCCCGGCGCGCGCCACGCTTAAGCAAGACCTCAGCAACGCCACGACGCTTACGTGGGCACCGGTCGAGGGCGCGGCGGGCTACGAGCTCCTCTGGCGTCGCACCACGGAGTTTGACTGGAGTGGGAGCAAGGCGATTGCTGGTGCCACAACGCAAGCCGCCCTGCCGCTCTCCAAGGACGACTACCTCTTCGCGGTGCGCGCAGTCGGTCCCAAGGGCGAGCGCGGTTTGCCAACCGTGGTGGGGCGCTAG
- a CDS encoding SDR family NAD(P)-dependent oxidoreductase, protein MQGKVALVTGGATGLGRELALRLAGEGVRLALAYSRSQTDAETLVAELHAQGADAHAFQADLAQTAAARVLVEETVATFGQLDLVIHNAATTRFAAFSDLEAIDEAAWDELFAVNTRAAFFLAQAAAPHLRATRGQFLSTSSVAGLAPVGSSIPYAASKAALIHLTKCLAVALAPEVRVNTVAPGLLLTRWVVGFTDEQLAATSQKALLKKTTDLVDVVDAFMMLARNSSMTGQVLTVDAGLLSG, encoded by the coding sequence ATGCAGGGGAAAGTCGCGCTGGTGACGGGCGGAGCGACCGGCCTCGGTCGTGAGCTCGCGCTTCGCCTCGCCGGTGAGGGCGTGCGCCTCGCCCTTGCCTACTCGCGCTCCCAGACCGACGCCGAGACGCTCGTCGCGGAGCTCCATGCGCAAGGCGCGGACGCCCACGCTTTCCAGGCCGACCTCGCCCAGACCGCCGCTGCCCGAGTGCTTGTGGAGGAGACTGTCGCCACCTTTGGGCAGCTCGATCTGGTGATCCACAACGCCGCAACCACGCGCTTTGCCGCCTTCTCCGACCTTGAGGCAATCGACGAAGCGGCCTGGGACGAGCTCTTTGCGGTCAATACCCGTGCGGCGTTCTTCCTGGCGCAGGCCGCTGCGCCGCACCTACGCGCCACCCGTGGCCAGTTCCTCTCCACCAGCTCCGTGGCCGGGCTCGCCCCGGTGGGCAGTAGCATTCCCTATGCTGCCTCCAAAGCCGCGCTGATCCACCTGACAAAGTGCCTCGCGGTCGCGCTGGCCCCCGAGGTGCGGGTCAATACAGTCGCCCCCGGCCTGCTCCTGACCCGCTGGGTCGTGGGCTTCACCGACGAGCAGCTCGCCGCGACCAGCCAGAAGGCGCTCCTCAAAAAAACGACCGACTTGGTCGATGTGGTGGATGCCTTTATGATGCTCGCCCGCAACTCCAGCATGACGGGGCAGGTCCTCACGGTCGATGCGGGCCTCCTGAGCGGGTAA
- a CDS encoding sigma-70 family RNA polymerase sigma factor produces the protein MPNTKNAQAEIFEKVILPHEASLYAPAMALTRSASDAEDLVQETLLRAFDRFDTYRSDGSPRAWLHTIMRNLFYNMYRKKSREPRQVPLENADGSSIEQPTAPHVSPERQVLSQLEGAALLQAVRTLPEEYRRVVAMADIQGMAYQEIAESLHIPVGTVRSRLSRGRERVRRSLTAWHPETLPSLTNRMVLN, from the coding sequence ATGCCAAACACGAAAAACGCACAAGCAGAGATTTTTGAAAAGGTGATTCTCCCCCATGAGGCGTCGCTCTACGCCCCCGCGATGGCGCTGACCCGTAGCGCCTCCGATGCGGAAGACCTGGTGCAGGAGACCCTGCTCCGTGCCTTCGACCGCTTCGATACCTACCGCTCCGATGGCAGCCCCCGCGCGTGGCTCCACACGATCATGCGGAACCTGTTCTACAACATGTACCGCAAGAAGTCCCGCGAGCCGCGCCAGGTGCCGCTGGAGAACGCCGATGGTAGCTCGATCGAGCAGCCGACCGCGCCGCATGTCTCCCCGGAGCGCCAGGTACTGTCCCAGCTCGAAGGCGCCGCCCTGCTTCAGGCGGTCCGCACCCTCCCGGAGGAGTACCGCCGTGTGGTCGCGATGGCCGATATCCAGGGCATGGCCTACCAGGAGATCGCCGAGAGCCTGCACATCCCCGTGGGCACGGTCCGCTCCCGCCTCTCCCGTGGCCGCGAGCGTGTCCGCCGCTCCCTCACCGCCTGGCACCCCGAGACCCTCCCGTCTCTTACCAACCGCATGGTGCTGAACTAG
- a CDS encoding TetR/AcrR family transcriptional regulator, protein MAIKENNCGGGEETRRAILEVARKRFLHYGFKKTTIDEIAADAGIGKGTVYLYFDNKEELLLTLAREVKRNVTDQMRAITESLASPEEKLRRMLLAAVLSVHDVAQVTVHGTELVNELLSPRLMECGQPERKAQLELLTQVLTEGDFDLPGTPTEAASLFLLAMVPFFPPYLNPCHASPSCRRGLETQANAMLDFLLHGIRRR, encoded by the coding sequence ATGGCAATCAAAGAGAACAACTGTGGAGGGGGCGAGGAGACGCGGCGGGCCATCCTTGAGGTAGCACGCAAGCGTTTTCTGCACTACGGCTTTAAGAAGACCACGATCGACGAGATCGCGGCGGATGCGGGGATTGGTAAGGGGACGGTCTACCTCTACTTTGACAATAAAGAGGAGCTCCTGCTGACCCTGGCCCGCGAGGTCAAGCGCAATGTCACCGACCAGATGCGCGCCATCACCGAGTCGCTGGCCTCGCCCGAGGAGAAGCTCCGGCGGATGCTGCTGGCTGCGGTGCTCTCGGTGCACGATGTCGCGCAGGTGACGGTGCACGGGACGGAGCTGGTCAATGAGCTGCTCTCGCCGCGCCTGATGGAGTGTGGCCAGCCCGAGCGCAAGGCGCAGCTGGAGCTCCTCACCCAGGTGCTCACCGAGGGGGACTTCGACCTGCCCGGCACGCCCACCGAGGCCGCGTCGCTCTTCCTGCTCGCCATGGTCCCCTTCTTCCCGCCCTACCTGAACCCCTGTCACGCCAGTCCGTCGTGCCGCCGGGGGCTGGAGACCCAGGCAAACGCGATGCTGGACTTCCTCCTACATGGGATTCGGCGACGCTAG